One stretch of Gadus chalcogrammus isolate NIFS_2021 chromosome 14, NIFS_Gcha_1.0, whole genome shotgun sequence DNA includes these proteins:
- the c1qtnf4 gene encoding complement C1q tumor necrosis factor-related protein 4, with product MLLPAALMLPVLLALGWAGGARGFARLNQDVALRSAFSVARTNSMEGGPKMTVTFDAVYVNIGGDFEAKAGLFRCRIPGAYFFSFTVGKFPHKDLSVMLMKNRNEVQAIVYEENSGEERKVQSQSVMLALDFGDTIWLRLHGDPRYALYSNTGHYTTFSGYLVYPDTYDYQSQQRRQHSAYNSQQAPLQEDTTPSKDKAAAERDALGLTDQKRQQVEEEEHVKEEADEEEDVEEEEEEEEDEEEDDQRSAFSVGRTQSIMGVDQRGLPQHQPVSFDAAFVNIGEDFNLTLGVFTCRVAGAYYFSFNVGKLPHKTLSVKLMKNQLEVQAMIYDDSQGEKALQSQSLMLALKPGDTVWLYSHQKDGFGAYSNHAKYITFTGFLVYPDVPAPTTVSSQSKAGERKP from the exons ATGCTCCTTCCTGCCGCTCTGATGCTGCCGGTGCTGCTGGCCCTGGGCTGGGCAGGGGGCGCCCGCGGCTTCGCCCGGCTCAACCAGGACGTGGCGCTGCGGTCGGCCTTCTCCGTGGCGCGCACCAACAGCATGGAGGGCGGGCCCAAGATGACGGTGACCTTCGACGCCGTCTACGTCAACATCGGCGGCGACTTCGAGGCGAAGGCCGGCCTGTTCCGCTGCCGCATCCCCGGGGCGTACTTCTTCTCCTTCACCGTGGGCAAGTTCCCCCACAAGGACCTGTCCGTCATGCTGATGAAGAACCGCAACGAGGTGCAGGCCATCGTCTACGAGGAGAACTCTGGGGAGGAGCGCAAG GTGCAGAGCCAGAGTGTCATGCTGGCGCTGGACTTCGGCGACACCATATGGCTCCGTCTCCACGGCGACCCCCGCTACGCGCTCTACAGCAACACCGGACACTACACCACCTTCAGCGGCTACCTGGTCTACCCGGACACCTACGACTACCAGTCCCAGCAGCGCCGCCAGCACAGCGCCTACAACTCCCAGCAGGCACCGCTGCAGGAAGACACCACGCCCTCCAAAGACAAAGCGGCCGCCGAGCGCGACGCGTTGGGACTGACCGACCAGAAGaggcagcaggtggaggaggaggagcacgtcAAAGAGGAGgcggacgaagaggaggatgtggaggaggaggaggaggaggaggaggatgaggaagaggacgacCAGCGCTCCGCCTTCTCGGTGGGGCGCACCCAGAGCATCATGGGCGTGGACCAGCGGGGCCTGCCGCAGCACCAACCGGTCAGCTTCGACGCGGCCTTCGTCAACATCGGCGAGGACTTCAACCTGACGCTGGGCGTGTTCACCTGCCGCGTGGCCGGAGCCTACTACTTCTCCTTCAACGTGGGCAAGCTGCCCCACAAGACGCTGTCGGTGAAGCTGATGAAGAACCAGCTGGAGGTCCAGGCGATGATCTACGACGACAGCCAGGGGGAGAAGGCCCTGCAGAGCCAGAGCCTGATGCTGGCCCTGAAGCCCGGGGACACCGTGTGGCTGTACTCCCACCAGAAGGACGGCTTCGGGGCGTACAGTAACCACGCCAAGTACATCACCTTCACCGGCTTCCTGGTTTACCCCGACGTCCCCGCCCCCACAACCGTCAGCAGCCAATCAAAGGCCGGGGAGAGGAAACCCTAG
- the ndufs3 gene encoding NADH dehydrogenase [ubiquinone] iron-sulfur protein 3, mitochondrial, producing the protein MAASLMRCVRGGLGRSLKIASRSAGIIQQQARLETTSTETKPTVRAKDAVTHNQLAAFGEYVAEMMPKYVQQVEVTCYNELEVMIHSDGVVPMLTFLRDHTNAQFRSMIDLTAVDIPSRENRFEIVYNLLSLRYNSRIRLKTYTDELTPVDSAVGVHQAANWYEREVWDMYGVFFANHPDLRRILTDYGFEGHPFRKDFPLSGYVEVRYDDEVKRVVAEPVELTQEFRKFDLNTPWEVFPAHREAKAAPQLEAPEEKK; encoded by the exons ATGGCGGCGTCGTTGATGCGATGTGTCCGCGGAGGGCTGGGGAGAAGTCTAAAGA TCGCAAGCCGGAGTGCAGGTATCATCCAGCAGCAGGCGAGACTGGAGACGACTTCCACTGAAACAAAAC CCACAGTCCGGGCCAAGGATGCTGTCACTCACAACCAGCTTGCAGCGTTTGGAGAGTATGTGGCTGAGATGATGCCCAAATATGTTCAGCAGGTTGAG gtGACGTGCTACAACGAGCTGGAGGTGATGATCCACTCTGACGGCGTGGTTCCCATGCTGACCTTCCTCCGTGACCACACCAACGCCCAGTTCCGAAGCATGATCGACCTCACCGCCGTGGACATCCCCTCGCGGGAGAACCGCTTTGAG ATTGTGTACAACCTGCTGTCCCTGCGCTACAACTCCCGCATCCGCCTGAAGACGTACACAGACGAGCTGACTCCCGTGGACTCGGCCGTCGGCGTGCACCAGGCCGCCAACTGGTACGAGAGGGAG GTCTGGGACATGTATGGCGTGTTCTTCGCCAACCATCCCGACCTGAGACGTATTCTGACGGACTACGGTTTCGAGGGTCACCCCTTCAGAAAGGACTTCCCCTTGTCTGGATATGTTGAG GTGCGCTACGACGACGAGGTGAAGCGAGTGGTGGCCGAGCCCGTGGAGCTGACACAGGAGTTCCGCAAGTTCGACCTCAACACCCCCTGGGAGGTGTTCCCCGCTCACCGGGAGGCCAAGGCAGCCCCACAGCTAGAGGCCCCCGAGGAGAAGAAGTAA
- the ptpmt1 gene encoding phosphatidylglycerophosphatase and protein-tyrosine phosphatase 1 has protein sequence MSGALARLLFYPTLAYNVVMEKVSSRQWFTRVDQTVILGALPFKSMTKELVQKENVRGVITMNEEYETKYFCNSAEEWRAAGVDQLRLSTVDLTGVPSLENLHRGVEFVMRHREEGSSVYVHCKAGRCRSATLVAAYLIRLHCWTPEEARHRLVTLRPHVLIHSAQRAALGRYRQQVCEDSS, from the exons ATGTCTGGAGCGCTGGCCAGGCTGCTGTTTTACCCCACCTTAGCCTACAATGTGGTCATGGAGAAGGTGTCCTCTAGGCAGTGGTTCACCCGAGTGGACCAGACCGTCATACTGGGAGCCCTGCCCTTTAAATCAATGACAAAAGAG TTGGTCCAAAAAGAAAACGTCAGAGGGGTCATTACCATGAACGAAGAATACGAAACAAAATACTTCTGCAACTCTGCTGAG GAGTGGCGGGCCGCGGGCGTGGACCAGCTCAGGCTGAGCACCGTTGACCTGACGGGGGTACCCAGCCTGGAGAACCTGCACAGGGGCGTGGAGTTCGTCATGCGCCACAGAGAGGAGGGCAGCAGTGTGTACGTCCACTGTAAGGCCGGACGCTGTCGCAGCGCTACGCTGGTCGCTGCCTATCTCATACGG CTCCACTGCTGGACCCCCGAGGAGGCCCGCCACAGGCTGGTCACTCTCCGGCCCCACGTCCTGATCCACTCGGCCCAGCGGGCCGCGCTCGGGAGGTACCGCCAGCAGGTGTGCGAGGACTCCAGCTGA